A genome region from Arthrobacter sp. SLBN-100 includes the following:
- the rsmD gene encoding 16S rRNA (guanine(966)-N(2))-methyltransferase RsmD, with translation MSRIIAGAAGGTPLQAVPGSLTRPTTDRVKEALFSRLDAFDAITGARVLDLYAGSGSLGVESGSRGAQTVDLVESEAKASAVCQRNADLINGVLGRKAVTVHRSKVEPFLERAAAAEAWDLVFLDPPYPLEEVALSAVLEKLAAHLAPAAVVVVERSSRSPEPAWPGGLARFAEKKYGETRLWFAEPFVPDAIDADALEAEGLDADASDPDSIEADGSGR, from the coding sequence GTGAGCCGGATCATCGCAGGAGCAGCTGGCGGCACACCCCTGCAGGCTGTCCCGGGCTCGCTGACCAGGCCCACCACGGACCGGGTCAAGGAAGCGCTCTTCTCGCGGCTTGATGCCTTTGACGCCATCACCGGTGCCAGGGTGCTGGACCTCTACGCCGGCTCAGGATCCCTCGGGGTGGAGAGCGGCAGCAGGGGAGCCCAAACCGTCGACCTCGTGGAGTCCGAGGCGAAAGCCAGTGCTGTCTGCCAGCGCAACGCGGACCTCATCAACGGGGTCCTGGGCCGCAAAGCCGTGACGGTACACCGGTCCAAGGTGGAACCTTTCCTGGAGCGCGCCGCAGCCGCCGAAGCCTGGGACCTCGTGTTCCTGGACCCGCCCTATCCGCTGGAGGAAGTCGCGTTGTCCGCAGTGCTCGAAAAACTGGCCGCTCACTTGGCGCCGGCGGCAGTAGTGGTGGTGGAGAGGTCCTCCCGGTCACCGGAACCGGCGTGGCCGGGCGGGCTTGCGCGGTTCGCGGAGAAAAAGTACGGCGAAACCCGGCTGTGGTTCGCTGAGCCCTTTGTGCCGGACGCCATTGACGCAGACGCCCTTGAGGCGGAAGGCCTGGATGCGGACGCGAGTGACCCGGATTCCATTGAGGCGGACGGCAGCGGCAGGTAG
- the thiL gene encoding thiamine-phosphate kinase — translation MPENRLTVHAQPTAVGALSEAELLARIFPRLSMEGSHSQATLLGPGDDAAVVAAPDGKTVISIDTQVQDQDFRLEWPNGYRTTGFDVGWKAAAQNLSDINAMGATATSLVVSLTLPPRTPVSWVEDLADGLTAGIRNLGATRCSVAGGDLGRGREISVTVAVLGTLDGGRAVLRSGAEPGDVLALAGTAGHAAAGLALLESTVNVNALGETERAFLDLQCRPRPPLDAGPAARAAGATAMLDISDGLLRDALRLATASSIALDLDPAQLQVLGEVLRPASELLGTDPAGWVLNGGEDHGLIATFPADVQLPPGFAAIGSVQALGSNESPSVKIAGRSADAGGWDHFAH, via the coding sequence GTGCCAGAGAACCGTTTGACCGTCCACGCGCAGCCCACCGCCGTCGGTGCCCTCTCCGAAGCCGAATTGCTGGCACGGATATTCCCCCGCCTTTCGATGGAAGGATCCCACTCCCAGGCCACGCTGCTGGGGCCGGGGGATGACGCCGCCGTGGTGGCGGCGCCGGACGGGAAGACCGTCATCAGCATCGACACCCAGGTCCAGGACCAGGATTTCCGTCTCGAATGGCCCAATGGCTACCGGACCACCGGGTTCGACGTCGGCTGGAAGGCCGCGGCGCAGAATCTGAGCGATATCAATGCCATGGGGGCCACCGCCACGTCCCTCGTCGTGAGCCTCACCCTTCCGCCCCGGACGCCGGTCAGCTGGGTGGAGGACCTTGCGGATGGGTTGACGGCCGGGATCAGGAACCTTGGAGCCACCAGGTGTTCGGTGGCGGGAGGCGACCTGGGCCGCGGCCGGGAAATTTCGGTCACCGTTGCCGTACTCGGCACCCTGGACGGCGGCCGCGCCGTGCTGCGGTCCGGGGCGGAGCCGGGGGACGTTCTTGCGTTGGCGGGTACAGCCGGACACGCTGCCGCAGGGCTGGCCCTCCTTGAGTCCACCGTCAACGTCAATGCTCTGGGCGAAACCGAGCGCGCCTTCCTGGACCTGCAGTGCAGGCCGCGGCCACCGCTGGATGCAGGACCCGCAGCCAGGGCCGCCGGTGCCACTGCCATGCTGGACATCTCGGACGGACTGCTGCGGGATGCGTTGCGGCTGGCAACAGCGAGCAGTATCGCCCTCGATCTGGATCCGGCGCAACTGCAGGTGCTGGGGGAAGTGTTGCGGCCCGCCTCGGAGTTGCTGGGAACGGATCCCGCGGGATGGGTGCTCAACGGCGGGGAGGACCACGGCCTGATTGCCACATTCCCTGCTGATGTTCAGCTGCCTCCGGGATTTGCTGCGATAGGCTCAGTACAAGCATTGGGAAGCAACGAAAGCCCGAGCGTCAAGATTGCGGGCCGGTCCGCGGATGCCGGGGGATGGGATCACTTTGCACACTAA
- the mutM gene encoding bifunctional DNA-formamidopyrimidine glycosylase/DNA-(apurinic or apyrimidinic site) lyase, translating to MPELPEVEVVRRGLVSWVRGRTIEGVDVLDERSIRRHALGARDFVGNLEGATVADVVRRGKFLWMPLLDASAGTRDPHPSGNHRPAVALMAHLGMSGQLLMQDGSVPDEKHLKVRLRLSSSDGMPEQLRFVDQRIFGGLFVTSLVPTDDGGPGGLAESPLPLIAEEAAHIARDPLDPAFSFDLFYRRLRKRKTGLKRALLDQGLVSGIGNIYADEALWRARLHFARPTDTLRRAEAERVVGSARDVMVDALAAGGTSFDSLYVNVNGASGYFDRSLNAYGREGQPCHRCASAGIHALIRRDQFMNRSSHTCPVCQPRPRNGRW from the coding sequence GTGCCCGAACTTCCCGAGGTTGAGGTGGTCCGCCGCGGCCTGGTGAGCTGGGTCCGCGGCCGGACCATCGAGGGTGTGGACGTCCTTGACGAACGCTCAATCCGCCGCCATGCGCTGGGTGCCCGTGATTTCGTCGGCAACCTCGAGGGGGCAACCGTCGCCGACGTCGTGCGGCGGGGCAAGTTCCTCTGGATGCCGCTGCTGGATGCATCCGCCGGCACCCGGGATCCACACCCTTCCGGGAACCATCGTCCCGCCGTGGCACTCATGGCCCACCTCGGGATGAGCGGCCAACTGCTCATGCAGGACGGAAGCGTCCCCGATGAGAAGCACCTCAAAGTACGGTTGCGTTTGAGTTCCAGCGACGGCATGCCCGAGCAATTGCGGTTCGTGGACCAGCGGATCTTCGGCGGGCTGTTCGTCACCTCGCTGGTACCAACAGATGACGGCGGCCCCGGCGGACTCGCTGAATCACCCCTTCCACTCATTGCAGAGGAAGCGGCCCACATCGCCCGGGATCCCTTGGACCCCGCCTTCTCGTTTGATCTTTTCTACCGCCGCCTGCGCAAACGCAAAACGGGGCTAAAACGGGCGTTGCTGGACCAGGGCCTGGTATCCGGCATCGGCAACATCTACGCCGACGAAGCACTGTGGCGTGCCCGCCTCCACTTCGCCCGGCCCACAGACACCCTCCGCCGGGCCGAAGCGGAAAGGGTAGTCGGCAGCGCCCGTGACGTTATGGTCGATGCCCTGGCCGCCGGCGGAACAAGCTTCGACTCCCTCTACGTGAACGTCAACGGCGCCTCCGGGTACTTCGACCGGTCCCTTAACGCCTACGGCCGGGAGGGCCAGCCGTGCCACCGGTGTGCCTCTGCGGGAATCCACGCCCTGATCCGCCGTGACCAGTTCATGAACCGTTCCTCGCACACCTGCCCGGTGTGCCAGCCGCGTCCCCGCAACGGCCGCTGGTAA
- the coaD gene encoding pantetheine-phosphate adenylyltransferase: MRRAVCPGSFDPIHNGHLEVIARAASLFDEVIVAVSTNPGKKYRFTLGERLDMARETLASLKGIVVEPVGDGLLAEYCRQRGVSAIVKGLRSSSDFDYELPMATMNRQLSGVETVFLPAEAHYIHLSSTLIKEVAGLGGSVSDYVPRSVHRRMLAGGSSADEQPRG, encoded by the coding sequence ATGAGACGAGCTGTCTGCCCCGGATCCTTCGACCCCATCCACAACGGCCATCTCGAGGTTATTGCACGGGCGGCCAGCCTGTTTGATGAAGTCATTGTGGCGGTGTCCACCAACCCGGGTAAGAAGTACAGGTTCACGCTGGGAGAGCGCCTGGACATGGCCCGCGAAACGCTGGCGTCGCTTAAGGGCATAGTGGTGGAACCGGTGGGCGACGGGCTCCTCGCGGAGTATTGCCGGCAGCGGGGTGTGTCAGCGATCGTGAAGGGCCTTAGGTCGTCCTCTGACTTCGACTACGAGCTGCCCATGGCCACGATGAACCGCCAGTTGAGCGGTGTGGAAACGGTCTTCCTGCCGGCCGAGGCCCACTACATCCACCTGTCCTCCACCTTGATCAAGGAAGTCGCGGGCCTGGGCGGCAGCGTTTCCGACTACGTCCCGAGGTCGGTGCACCGCAGGATGCTGGCGGGCGGGTCGTCGGCCGATGAGCAGCCAAGAGGGTAG
- a CDS encoding spermidine synthase has protein sequence MQAGSEGGAARFLRTSGQHASIEPDTFTEGSYVLSIGGAEQSHVNLARPEEIFYEYLRRIGHLVDLAAPAGTPVTALHLGAGALTLARYIEATRPGSNQYAVELERELLDFVLRQLPLPEGTNLHTVIGDARDALTDVDPGLRFDVVILDIFSGPVAPAHLACTEFYSELRERLAPRGLLIINVGDEPGLTLVRSQVAAMRRAMGDVAAFAEAGMFEGRYPGNIILAGTQTPWPAGWTEELAARGPHPARVLAGVDLDALGV, from the coding sequence ATGCAGGCAGGCAGCGAGGGAGGGGCGGCCCGGTTCCTTCGCACCAGCGGACAGCACGCATCCATCGAGCCGGACACCTTCACGGAGGGCAGTTACGTGCTCAGCATCGGTGGCGCGGAACAGTCCCACGTGAACCTGGCGCGGCCGGAGGAGATCTTCTACGAGTACCTGAGGCGGATCGGGCATCTGGTGGACCTTGCGGCCCCGGCAGGAACCCCCGTCACGGCGCTGCACCTGGGAGCGGGCGCCCTGACACTGGCGCGCTACATCGAGGCGACCAGGCCGGGGTCGAACCAGTACGCGGTGGAGCTGGAACGTGAACTGCTCGATTTCGTCCTGCGGCAGCTGCCCCTCCCCGAGGGGACCAACCTGCACACCGTCATCGGAGATGCCAGGGATGCGCTGACCGACGTTGATCCGGGCCTCCGCTTTGACGTGGTCATATTGGACATCTTCTCCGGACCCGTTGCGCCGGCCCACCTTGCCTGCACCGAGTTCTACAGTGAGCTGCGGGAACGGCTTGCGCCACGAGGGCTCCTGATCATCAACGTGGGAGACGAGCCAGGCCTCACCCTGGTCCGGAGCCAGGTGGCTGCAATGCGCCGTGCCATGGGTGACGTCGCCGCTTTTGCTGAAGCAGGCATGTTTGAGGGCCGCTATCCCGGAAACATCATCCTGGCCGGCACCCAAACTCCCTGGCCCGCCGGCTGGACCGAAGAATTGGCCGCCCGCGGGCCGCATCCGGCCAGGGTTTTGGCAGGAGTGGACCTGGACGCCCTCGGCGTGTAA
- a CDS encoding DAK2 domain-containing protein: MKRWLGKAETVIGNHSDRLNAINIFPVADGDTGTNLYLTVRAAARSAAAAQDQPAQLDVGVVLAAAGQAAMEEARGNSGTLFSVFLCAAAEPLAGHTRLTSTLLAAALNRAQIRAWSALSDPVPGTMLSVMEAAARAAAAVDAGQNGDDSNHALGLALDAAVEGALAAVIRTEDQLDVLATARVVDAGGVGMLLILDCLRSAVLGEELQSELLDGLHGYDVSDPHIHTALPDDDGVEVMCTINLSPLHAATLRQQLDEIGESVIMSQVGGNEDADGNYRWRVHVHVPEPEPAVSIIRGLGEPSQLSISELALPREPHTDAVNSSGHDR, translated from the coding sequence ATGAAGAGGTGGTTGGGCAAGGCTGAGACCGTCATTGGGAACCATAGCGACCGCCTCAACGCCATCAATATCTTCCCGGTAGCAGACGGAGACACAGGTACCAACCTGTACCTGACCGTCCGGGCGGCCGCCCGGTCTGCTGCTGCAGCTCAAGACCAGCCCGCGCAGCTGGATGTCGGCGTCGTCCTGGCCGCCGCCGGCCAGGCTGCAATGGAGGAGGCCCGCGGAAACTCGGGGACTCTTTTCTCGGTGTTCCTGTGTGCTGCGGCTGAACCCCTGGCGGGACACACCCGGCTCACGTCCACCCTGCTCGCCGCAGCGCTCAACCGGGCCCAGATCAGGGCATGGTCAGCCCTCAGCGACCCCGTTCCGGGAACCATGCTTTCGGTCATGGAGGCCGCAGCCCGGGCCGCGGCCGCGGTGGACGCCGGGCAGAACGGTGATGACAGCAACCACGCCCTGGGCCTGGCCCTGGATGCCGCTGTTGAAGGTGCCCTGGCTGCAGTGATCCGCACCGAGGACCAGTTGGACGTCCTGGCCACGGCACGGGTCGTGGACGCCGGCGGAGTTGGAATGCTCCTGATCCTGGATTGCCTCCGTTCCGCCGTCCTGGGTGAGGAACTCCAAAGCGAGCTGCTGGACGGCCTGCACGGCTATGACGTATCCGATCCACACATCCACACGGCCCTGCCGGACGATGACGGCGTCGAAGTCATGTGCACTATCAACCTTTCGCCCCTCCACGCAGCAACCCTCCGCCAGCAGCTCGACGAAATCGGCGAATCTGTCATCATGAGCCAGGTGGGCGGCAACGAAGACGCGGACGGGAACTACCGCTGGCGGGTGCATGTGCACGTTCCGGAGCCGGAACCGGCTGTCAGCATCATCCGGGGCCTGGGGGAGCCATCCCAACTCAGTATCAGCGAGCTCGCGCTGCCGCGCGAACCCCACACCGATGCAGTGAACTCCAGTGGGCATGACCGCTGA
- the rnc gene encoding ribonuclease III has translation MSSTEELLKRLGVSIDAGTLRLALTHRSYAYENGGIPTNERLEFLGDSILGFSVTDALYRDNPNLPEGDLAKRRSAVVSTRALAGIGRSLGIGEYIYLGQGEKLTEGKNKASILADTMEALIGATYVSNDIETARQLVMRLIGPLLKDAGALGAGTDWKTSIQELAASRQLGTIHYAVEGSGPDHARVFTAVLHIGGTAYGQGTGHSKKEAEQEAAADAWRALSGSAASKAAPSATGGKSAGNVAAK, from the coding sequence ATGTCTTCAACTGAAGAGCTTTTGAAGCGTCTCGGTGTCTCTATTGACGCCGGGACGCTTCGTCTTGCGCTCACACACCGTTCCTACGCCTACGAAAACGGCGGCATCCCCACCAATGAGCGGCTGGAATTCCTGGGTGACTCCATCCTGGGGTTCTCCGTGACGGACGCCCTCTACCGGGACAACCCGAACCTCCCCGAAGGCGATCTTGCCAAGCGCCGCTCGGCCGTGGTCAGCACCCGGGCCCTTGCCGGCATCGGGCGCAGCCTCGGCATTGGCGAATACATCTACCTTGGGCAGGGCGAAAAACTCACCGAGGGTAAGAACAAGGCGTCCATCCTTGCGGACACCATGGAGGCCCTGATCGGTGCCACCTACGTGTCCAACGACATCGAGACGGCCCGCCAGCTCGTGATGCGGCTGATCGGGCCCCTGCTGAAAGACGCCGGTGCCCTGGGTGCCGGGACCGACTGGAAAACCAGCATTCAGGAACTCGCGGCCAGCCGCCAGCTCGGAACCATCCACTATGCGGTGGAAGGCTCCGGCCCCGACCACGCACGGGTTTTTACAGCAGTCCTGCACATCGGCGGCACGGCCTACGGCCAGGGAACCGGCCACTCCAAAAAGGAAGCGGAGCAGGAAGCTGCCGCTGACGCCTGGCGGGCTCTTTCCGGCAGCGCGGCTTCAAAGGCTGCGCCTTCCGCCACCGGAGGTAAATCCGCCGGCAACGTAGCCGCCAAGTAG
- a CDS encoding YceD family protein: MAFDVKDLGRSPGSMRTLKEHVPAPGDLGVALIGVQEGSDIELDLRLEAVHEGILVSGTALAEVTGECGRCLDPLAYDLEVNVQELFFYEGVQLSDEEDDEEQRRVEHDVIDLEPVLRDAVVTNLPFQPVCREDCQGLCSECGVRLEDEPGHHHEVLDPRWAALADMAKPDRQN, encoded by the coding sequence CTGGCGTTCGACGTCAAGGACCTCGGACGCAGTCCGGGAAGCATGCGGACACTGAAGGAACATGTACCCGCACCGGGTGATCTTGGTGTGGCGCTCATTGGTGTTCAGGAAGGCTCGGATATCGAGCTGGATCTGAGGCTTGAGGCCGTACACGAAGGAATTCTGGTATCTGGAACTGCACTTGCCGAAGTAACGGGTGAATGCGGCCGATGCCTGGATCCCCTTGCGTATGACCTTGAGGTCAATGTGCAAGAACTTTTCTTCTATGAGGGCGTACAGCTTTCGGACGAAGAAGATGATGAAGAGCAACGTCGAGTCGAGCACGATGTAATCGATCTTGAACCGGTGTTGCGGGACGCGGTTGTCACCAATCTGCCGTTCCAGCCGGTGTGCCGGGAAGACTGCCAGGGCCTTTGCTCCGAATGCGGAGTACGCCTGGAAGACGAGCCGGGGCACCACCACGAGGTCTTGGATCCTCGCTGGGCTGCCCTAGCTGATATGGCTAAGCCTGACCGGCAAAATTGA
- the rpmF gene encoding 50S ribosomal protein L32, whose product MAVPKRKMSRSNTRARRSQWKATAPHLVKTVENGQVTYSLPHQAKVVTDSAGTALFLEYKGRKVADV is encoded by the coding sequence GTGGCTGTTCCCAAGCGGAAAATGTCTCGCTCGAATACCCGCGCCCGCCGCTCGCAGTGGAAGGCGACCGCCCCCCACCTGGTGAAGACCGTGGAGAACGGCCAGGTCACCTACAGCCTGCCGCACCAGGCGAAGGTCGTCACCGACTCGGCCGGCACTGCGCTGTTCCTTGAGTACAAGGGCCGCAAGGTCGCGGACGTCTAA
- a CDS encoding ATP-dependent DNA helicase RecG — protein MTAELDLALERRIGKRSAAVIEKHLGITTVDGLLNYFPRRYMNRGELTPISELPLDEEVTLIARVLSSSTRNMQARRGTITDVIVSDDDGRQGLRLVGGTDYRGKAPGTLKISFFNGYKAKTDLLQGRRALFSGKVTKFKGQLGLTNPDFQLLDDDPFSEGSQDPEKLAAMPIPVYPATSKLPSWKIQKAVQTLLQTLDLDALPDPVPPAVVSREKFLPLAEAYRLIHEPESADDWRRARDRLRYHEALVLQSALARRRAQLAAEEATARRQVPDGLLAAFDADLPFTLTAGQAAIGKTLAAELARDSPMNRLLQGEVGSGKTIVALRAMLQVVDAGGQAALLAPTEVLAAQHYESIRRSLGPLSKEGLLGGLDAASVQVTLLTGSMPAAARKQAMLDAASGTAGIIIGTHALLSGNVSFYDLGLIVVDEQHRFGVEQRDALRAKARKPPHLLVMTATPIPRTVAMTVFGDLETSVLDELPAGRAPISTHLVGLAENPAWAGRIWSRSREEIDNGHQVYVVCPKIGTDDDGDFSPEEADLAEGPEGENGRELASVTAVVEHLLAEPALSGVPLAPLHGRQPPDVKAATMAGFVDNQVRLLVSTTVIEVGVDVPNATLMVILDADRFGISQLHQLRGRVGRGGLPGTCLLVTALEPGHPSRKRLEAVAATTDGFELSQEDLKLRREGDILGASQSGGRSTLRLLRVLEHEAVISRARDDAQQIVSQDPSLAAHQELAEAIDKYLNPEKEAFLERG, from the coding sequence ATGACCGCTGAACTGGACCTCGCGCTGGAACGGCGGATCGGAAAGCGTTCGGCAGCCGTCATTGAGAAGCATCTTGGCATCACCACAGTGGACGGGCTGCTGAACTACTTCCCGCGCCGCTACATGAACCGCGGCGAGCTGACACCCATCAGCGAGCTCCCCCTCGACGAGGAAGTCACGCTCATCGCCAGGGTGCTGTCCAGCAGCACCCGGAACATGCAGGCGCGGCGCGGGACCATCACCGACGTCATAGTGTCCGACGACGACGGGCGGCAGGGGCTTCGGCTGGTAGGCGGAACGGATTACCGCGGTAAAGCGCCCGGCACCCTCAAGATCAGCTTCTTCAACGGGTACAAGGCAAAAACCGACCTCCTGCAGGGACGCCGGGCCCTGTTCTCCGGAAAAGTGACCAAGTTCAAGGGACAACTCGGACTCACCAACCCGGACTTCCAGCTCCTGGATGACGACCCTTTCAGCGAGGGCAGCCAAGACCCGGAAAAACTCGCCGCCATGCCCATTCCGGTGTATCCGGCCACGTCCAAACTGCCCAGCTGGAAGATCCAGAAGGCCGTCCAAACGCTGCTGCAGACGCTGGACCTGGACGCCTTGCCCGATCCGGTCCCGCCCGCCGTCGTAAGCCGCGAAAAATTCCTGCCGCTGGCCGAGGCCTACCGCCTCATCCACGAGCCCGAATCCGCTGACGACTGGCGGCGGGCGCGGGACCGGCTCCGTTACCACGAAGCCCTGGTGTTGCAGTCCGCCCTCGCCCGCCGCCGGGCGCAGCTGGCCGCGGAGGAAGCCACGGCACGGCGGCAGGTTCCTGACGGACTGCTTGCCGCCTTTGACGCGGATCTCCCCTTCACCCTCACGGCGGGGCAGGCCGCTATCGGAAAGACCCTGGCGGCCGAACTTGCCCGCGACTCGCCCATGAACCGGCTGCTGCAGGGCGAAGTGGGTTCGGGTAAGACCATCGTGGCGCTGCGGGCCATGCTGCAGGTGGTGGACGCCGGGGGACAGGCCGCACTGCTGGCGCCCACCGAAGTCCTCGCCGCCCAGCACTATGAGTCGATCCGCCGTTCCCTGGGACCGCTCTCCAAAGAGGGCCTGCTGGGCGGGCTGGATGCTGCCTCGGTCCAGGTCACGCTGCTCACGGGTTCCATGCCCGCTGCTGCCCGGAAGCAGGCCATGCTCGATGCCGCTTCGGGGACGGCTGGCATCATCATCGGCACCCATGCCCTGCTCAGCGGCAATGTCAGCTTCTACGATCTTGGCCTGATCGTGGTGGACGAGCAGCACCGCTTCGGTGTGGAACAACGGGATGCCCTGCGGGCCAAGGCGCGGAAGCCGCCCCACCTGCTGGTCATGACCGCCACACCCATCCCGCGCACTGTTGCCATGACCGTGTTCGGGGACCTTGAGACATCGGTGCTGGACGAACTGCCCGCAGGCCGGGCCCCTATCAGCACCCACCTGGTGGGCCTCGCCGAAAACCCTGCCTGGGCCGGGCGCATCTGGTCCCGTTCCCGCGAGGAAATCGATAACGGGCACCAGGTGTATGTTGTTTGCCCCAAGATCGGTACCGACGACGACGGCGACTTCAGCCCGGAGGAAGCGGACCTGGCCGAGGGCCCTGAGGGGGAAAACGGGCGGGAACTGGCGTCCGTGACCGCCGTCGTCGAACATCTCCTGGCCGAGCCGGCACTTTCCGGTGTTCCCCTGGCCCCGCTCCACGGGCGGCAGCCGCCCGACGTGAAAGCCGCCACCATGGCCGGCTTCGTGGACAACCAGGTCAGGCTGCTCGTCTCCACTACCGTCATTGAGGTGGGCGTTGACGTCCCCAACGCCACCCTTATGGTCATCCTCGACGCCGACAGGTTCGGCATCTCGCAGCTGCACCAGCTGCGTGGCCGGGTGGGCAGGGGCGGGCTGCCTGGAACCTGCCTGCTGGTCACCGCCCTGGAGCCCGGCCATCCCAGCCGGAAGCGCCTGGAGGCGGTGGCCGCCACCACGGACGGTTTCGAGCTTTCCCAAGAGGACCTCAAACTGCGCCGCGAGGGCGACATCCTGGGTGCCTCCCAGTCCGGCGGCCGTTCCACCCTGAGGCTGCTGCGTGTGCTCGAGCACGAGGCCGTCATCAGCCGGGCCAGGGACGATGCCCAGCAGATCGTGTCACAGGACCCGTCACTGGCTGCACACCAGGAACTGGCCGAAGCAATCGACAAGTACCTCAACCCCGAAAAGGAGGCGTTCCTTGAACGCGGTTAG
- a CDS encoding DUF3515 domain-containing protein: MHRPHASLTARAARTALIGAFAALPLAACSPVVDVPAAKDAANPACAPMMVALPEAIGASALRKTNSQATAAWGDPSLVVLRCGVNVPGPTTDRCVTVNGIDWVIKEGDPVWTLTTYGREPATEILMDPDKISSATVLADLAVAAAEVPAGRNCVGQEELQKLPESQ; encoded by the coding sequence ATGCACCGCCCCCACGCTTCCCTGACCGCCCGCGCTGCCAGGACAGCACTGATCGGGGCTTTTGCGGCCCTCCCCCTGGCCGCCTGTTCGCCGGTGGTGGACGTGCCGGCTGCCAAGGATGCGGCCAACCCGGCGTGTGCTCCCATGATGGTCGCGCTCCCCGAAGCCATCGGGGCCTCCGCGCTGCGCAAGACGAACAGCCAGGCCACTGCCGCCTGGGGCGATCCCTCACTGGTGGTCCTGCGTTGCGGCGTGAACGTGCCGGGACCCACCACCGACCGGTGCGTTACCGTCAACGGGATCGACTGGGTCATCAAAGAAGGCGACCCTGTCTGGACGCTCACCACCTATGGCCGGGAGCCCGCCACGGAGATCTTGATGGACCCGGACAAGATCAGCTCCGCCACGGTTCTTGCCGACCTTGCCGTTGCCGCGGCAGAGGTCCCGGCCGGCAGGAACTGCGTGGGCCAGGAGGAACTGCAGAAGCTCCCGGAGAGCCAATAG
- a CDS encoding aminotransferase class I/II-fold pyridoxal phosphate-dependent enzyme — translation MHPPREHSAPMAPAPWQRTALGANLLGPDGGLGVTIFEEMTTLASQTGAINLGQGFPDEDGPLEIRDAARAAIAGGANQYAPGKGILELRQAVTAHQERFYGLSPDPQTEVIITTGATEGIAAALLAFTGPGDEVLTFEPFYDSYGAVIGLSGATHVTAPLLAPDFMPDLSALEAAFSERTRAVLLNNPHNPTGAVFPQSVLQRVVDLARKHGCLIITDEVYEHLTFGARHVPVASLPGAGERTITISSAGKTFSLTGWKIGWVTGPEELVSAVRTVKQFLTYSSGTPFQSAIATGLGLPDAFYDGVAATLKRKRDILSEGLRAAGFDVYSPQGTYFVNVDTAPLGIHDSVDLARRLPGLVGVAAIPVPVFCHPEGAERTRSLLRFAFCKKTEVLEEAAARLATLGGLV, via the coding sequence ATGCATCCTCCACGGGAACATTCCGCCCCCATGGCCCCTGCCCCCTGGCAACGGACCGCACTCGGAGCCAACCTCCTCGGACCGGATGGCGGGCTGGGCGTCACCATCTTCGAGGAGATGACTACCCTCGCCTCGCAGACCGGTGCCATCAACCTGGGCCAGGGTTTTCCGGATGAGGACGGACCGCTGGAGATCAGGGACGCTGCGCGCGCCGCCATCGCCGGCGGCGCGAACCAGTACGCGCCCGGCAAGGGAATCCTGGAGCTGCGCCAAGCGGTCACTGCCCATCAGGAAAGGTTTTACGGCCTCTCCCCTGACCCGCAGACCGAGGTCATCATTACCACCGGCGCCACCGAAGGCATCGCCGCCGCCCTGCTGGCCTTTACTGGTCCAGGCGATGAGGTCCTGACCTTCGAGCCGTTCTACGATTCCTACGGCGCCGTAATCGGGCTCTCCGGCGCCACCCACGTAACGGCTCCGCTGCTGGCCCCGGATTTCATGCCGGACCTGTCCGCCCTGGAAGCGGCCTTCAGCGAGAGGACCCGGGCGGTGCTGCTGAACAACCCGCATAACCCCACGGGTGCGGTATTTCCGCAGAGCGTCCTGCAGCGCGTCGTTGACCTGGCCAGGAAACATGGCTGCCTCATCATCACTGATGAAGTTTATGAACACCTCACTTTTGGCGCCCGCCACGTTCCGGTGGCCTCCCTGCCCGGAGCCGGCGAGCGTACCATCACCATCTCCTCTGCCGGCAAGACGTTTTCGCTGACCGGCTGGAAGATCGGCTGGGTGACAGGCCCGGAGGAGCTTGTGTCCGCCGTGCGCACGGTCAAGCAGTTCCTCACCTACAGTTCGGGCACTCCGTTCCAGTCAGCCATTGCCACCGGACTCGGCCTGCCGGACGCCTTCTACGATGGCGTTGCCGCTACCCTGAAGCGCAAGCGGGACATCCTGAGCGAAGGGCTGCGGGCCGCGGGATTCGATGTCTACTCCCCGCAGGGTACGTACTTCGTCAACGTCGATACCGCGCCGCTGGGAATCCATGATTCCGTGGACCTGGCCCGCAGGCTTCCGGGCCTGGTGGGCGTTGCCGCAATTCCAGTCCCGGTTTTCTGCCACCCGGAAGGGGCGGAGAGGACACGAAGCCTGCTCCGCTTCGCGTTCTGCAAAAAGACAGAGGTCCTGGAGGAGGCTGCAGCCCGGCTGGCCACCCTTGGCGGGCTGGTCTGA